The following are encoded in a window of Penaeus vannamei isolate JL-2024 chromosome 17, ASM4276789v1, whole genome shotgun sequence genomic DNA:
- the LOC138864576 gene encoding uncharacterized protein: protein MDDADEILPFATLIPGKRGVVCLGEYLKLYNSADFYRQIKKHRTKTNKRNDMNNDLPPSQQQDGSVALVVSQPRLQRSLSPVMTAKKPRVVLSFISWDHRHRDLRGLLAHALSANVHFADGCVLNAIEVDASEEMGEPLPWYPVAHMARDYRVNMYPREGRRQDKKALGNNFILLQDAYHEHAKLTLILDKGGGSSSPSPPSAGLQGDVTLRNQLVLAYKSLEDSTDPSLLAGWVRWSGAWEAYTLLQDRKLPVATITLYVRQNFPTKVPKETFKYVVMLEIVTRGMDEVQQLRAATQRLRVERWSGYICLYTEHSLVEFSDNFSSNDSISKIVEDVM from the exons ATGGACGACGCGGACGAAATATTGCCCTTTGCAACTCTCATACCAGGAAAACGTGGCGTGGT CTGTCTTGGGGAATACTTGAAACTGTATAACTCTGCGGACTTTTATCGCCAG ATCAAGAAACAtagaacaaagacaaacaaacgcaaTGACATGAACAATGACCTCCCGCCCAGCCAACAGCAGGA CGGGTCCGTGGCGCTCGTGGTCTCCCAGCCTCGCCTGCAGCGCTCCCTCTCGCCCGTGATGACCGCCAAGAAGCCGAGGGTCGTCCTCTCCTTCATCAGCTGGGACCACCGCCACCGGGACCTCAGAGGACTGCTGGCCCACGCCCTCAGCGCCAACGTGCACTTCGCCGACGGGTGTGTCCTCAACGCCATCGAGGTGGACGCGTCCGAGGAGATGGGAG AGCCCCTGCCATGGTACCCTGTAGCGCACATGGCCAGGGATTACAGGGTGAACATGTACCCACGAGAAGGGAGGCGCCAGGACAAGAAGGCCCTGGGAAATAACTTCATTCTGCTGCAAG ACGCCTACCACGAGCACGCCAAACTGACCCTCATCCTGGACAAGGGCGGCGGCTCCTCGTCCCCGTCGCCGCCTTCCGCTGGGCTCCAGGGGGACGTCACGCTGAGGAACCAGCTGGTGTTGGCGTACAAGTCGTTGGAGGACTCGACGGACCCGAGCCTCCTGGCGGGCTGGGTCCGGTGGTCGGGGGCGTGGGAGGCCTACACGCTCCTGCAGGACAGGAAGCTCCCCGTCGCCACGATCACGCT gTACGTGAGGCAGAATTTCCCGACGAAGGTGCCGAAGGAGACGTTCAAGTACGTCGTGATGCTGGAGATCGTGACCCGCGGCATGGACGAGGTGCAGCAGCTGCGGGCGGCCACGCAGCGGTTGCGGGTGGAGCGCTGGAGCGGCTACATCTGCCTGTACACGGAACACTCGCTCGTAGAATTTTCCGACAACTTCTCAAGCAACGACAGCATAAGCAAAATCGTCGAGGATGTCATGTGA